The Brevibacillus brevis genome contains a region encoding:
- a CDS encoding GNAT family N-acetyltransferase, which yields MSPMVFFKKAVPANAEQLTQIAIRCFAEDVQKYGEGPAGHDQPDQHILFMQKAHYYTILLDDQIVGGFCLIPVDHEHLELGIIYVDPDKQNLRIGSQTMQFMEAAYPHIKKWTLDTGYEAVRNQHFYEKCGYKKIGETEPNAANGFYKFRYEKRIPK from the coding sequence ATGAGTCCTATGGTTTTTTTCAAAAAGGCTGTCCCCGCGAACGCGGAGCAACTCACCCAAATTGCTATTCGCTGCTTCGCAGAAGACGTCCAAAAGTACGGAGAAGGCCCTGCCGGACATGACCAGCCCGACCAGCATATTTTGTTCATGCAAAAGGCCCATTACTATACGATCTTGCTGGATGACCAGATCGTCGGCGGTTTTTGCCTCATTCCAGTCGATCATGAGCATTTGGAGCTGGGGATCATCTATGTCGATCCTGATAAGCAAAACTTGCGTATCGGAAGCCAGACCATGCAGTTCATGGAAGCAGCGTACCCACACATCAAGAAGTGGACGCTCGATACCGGCTATGAAGCCGTACGCAACCAGCACTTTTACGAGAAATGCGGTTACAAAAAGATCGGCGAGACAGAGCCGAACGCAGCGAATGGTTTTTATAAATTCAGGTATGAAAAACGGATACCTAAGTAG